In the genome of Legionellales bacterium, one region contains:
- a CDS encoding type II toxin-antitoxin system RelE/ParE family toxin yields MTTLQPLIWIGSSRTDLKSLPSEVQDDIGYSLYQAQLGYFPDQAKLLKGFSGVVEIICNHNKNTYRAIYATKIEKKIYVLHVFQKKSKHGIKTPKEDIELIKRRLQTAHAIARGQL; encoded by the coding sequence ATGACCACACTACAACCACTAATTTGGATAGGCTCATCTCGAACAGATTTAAAAAGTTTACCTTCTGAGGTTCAAGATGATATCGGTTATAGTCTATATCAAGCACAGTTAGGCTATTTTCCTGATCAGGCAAAATTATTAAAAGGTTTTAGTGGGGTGGTAGAAATTATTTGTAACCATAATAAAAATACTTATCGCGCTATTTATGCTACTAAAATTGAGAAAAAAATTTATGTGTTACACGTATTTCAAAAAAAATCAAAACATGGAATAAAAACACCTAAAGAAGATATTGAACTTATCAAACGCCGTTTGCAAACGGCACATGCAATAGCAAGAGGTCAGTTATGA
- a CDS encoding aminotransferase class V-fold PLP-dependent enzyme, producing the protein MSNKEVIFKFANEDWEFEQIHRLNYAAFVEEIPQHERNPEGKLIDKFHEENRYLIGICDNQVIAMVAFRDQRPFSLDFKMDNLDSYLPKNAKHKKIVEIRLLVIKQQYRFSRISHELLMQLMIHVCHHYDFVVVSATTRQQKLYEHMTFKPFGPILGAEGAQFQPMYAWVQEGLERIPQLRERFNQSRQETHKKSQILLQPGPVMVNPAVRVALVAPSISHRSDSFRRMMDDCKRALCHLVNADDLVFAMGSGTLANDIVAGQLAQLPGRGLILSNGEFGDRLADHARRLQLNFSVCKIEWGECFTHEKIAASLSAHNDWGWLWATHCETSTGIINDLDLLKSIARQYELQLALDCISSVGLIRVDLEEVFLASCVSGKGLCSYAGLAMIFHRELPAQHRPLPRYLDLDFYIKHKGIPFTSSSHLMRALKQALFSEDYMKRLGRLCELTEWLEAQLKILGVQIIAPSAVRNPAVLTFALPTDINSQLVGDALAQAGYLLSYQSGYLAERNWLQICLFGGHYDKTMFNHLFEIIQQHLEPQVVAC; encoded by the coding sequence GTGTCAAATAAAGAAGTGATTTTTAAATTTGCGAATGAAGATTGGGAATTTGAACAAATTCATCGTTTGAACTACGCCGCATTTGTCGAAGAAATTCCGCAGCACGAACGCAATCCCGAAGGCAAATTAATCGATAAATTTCACGAAGAAAATCGCTATTTAATTGGCATTTGCGATAATCAAGTCATTGCCATGGTTGCCTTCCGCGATCAACGTCCATTTTCACTCGATTTCAAAATGGATAATCTCGATAGCTATTTGCCTAAAAATGCCAAACATAAAAAAATTGTGGAAATTCGCTTATTAGTGATTAAGCAACAATACCGTTTTTCCCGTATTTCCCACGAATTATTAATGCAATTGATGATCCATGTTTGTCATCATTATGATTTTGTCGTCGTTTCAGCGACAACGCGTCAGCAAAAACTCTATGAACACATGACCTTCAAACCGTTTGGCCCAATATTAGGTGCTGAGGGCGCACAATTTCAACCGATGTATGCGTGGGTGCAGGAAGGCTTGGAACGCATTCCCCAGTTACGGGAACGTTTTAATCAATCACGCCAAGAAACGCATAAAAAATCGCAAATTCTTTTACAGCCTGGTCCGGTGATGGTGAATCCCGCGGTACGGGTGGCGTTGGTGGCTCCCAGTATTTCACATCGTAGCGATTCCTTTCGACGGATGATGGATGATTGTAAACGCGCATTGTGTCATTTAGTGAATGCTGACGATCTGGTATTTGCTATGGGATCGGGCACTTTGGCTAACGATATTGTGGCCGGCCAGTTAGCACAATTGCCAGGACGTGGTTTAATTTTATCGAACGGAGAATTTGGCGATAGGCTTGCCGATCACGCACGCCGATTACAATTAAATTTTTCCGTCTGCAAGATTGAGTGGGGTGAGTGTTTCACCCACGAAAAAATTGCAGCAAGCCTATCTGCTCATAATGATTGGGGATGGTTGTGGGCGACGCATTGCGAAACTTCCACGGGTATTATTAACGATTTGGATTTATTAAAATCCATCGCGCGTCAATATGAGCTGCAATTAGCGCTTGATTGCATCAGCTCGGTAGGATTAATTCGCGTGGATTTGGAAGAAGTGTTTCTCGCCAGTTGTGTGAGTGGCAAGGGTTTATGCAGTTATGCAGGCTTAGCCATGATCTTTCACCGCGAATTACCCGCGCAACACCGTCCCTTACCTCGCTATTTAGATTTAGATTTTTATATTAAACACAAAGGTATTCCTTTTACGTCGTCTTCGCATTTAATGCGTGCTTTAAAACAAGCTTTATTCAGTGAAGATTATATGAAACGCTTAGGTCGTCTGTGTGAATTAACGGAATGGTTAGAAGCGCAATTAAAAATCCTCGGCGTGCAAATTATTGCGCCTAGCGCGGTGCGTAATCCTGCTGTTCTGACCTTTGCTCTCCCCACCGATATTAATAGTCAATTGGTGGGCGATGCGCTCGCGCAGGCAGGCTATTTATTAAGCTACCAGAGCGGCTATTTAGCCGAGCGCAATTGGCTACAAATTTGTTTATTCGGCGGGCATTACGATAAAACCATGTTTAATCATTTATTTGAAATTATCCAACAGCATTTGGAACCGCAGGTGGTGGCGTGTTGA
- a CDS encoding sulfatase-like hydrolase/transferase, with amino-acid sequence MKLLSIIKFFGKLPDAFYLRFYLCNLGLAYLVGTRYLAHLTYTVGMSGEVDVSLKIRVWVLAILIYLGQLALLTLIPLFGIWVLWIVKIPERLIKGIAVIGYSLFILFLIIDTQVYALYHYHINGVIFHLVFGGEFSQIFVFSWAEWIRFFSWIILVFSLQLVAAWWSNQHCRQKMNSWIIISIFSMAMLCWMTSVLAYATAAMKGARIFMDVGRVLPFYETIIYSLMPTQNILQKLVTKNAPYFLQAPQATHRLNYPLQPLVFHTPKHLPNILFIVIDTWRYNTLNSEVTPNIQAFSQKAWRFQQHFSGGNCTGPGIFSLFYALPYSYWSSVKQEKVAPLFIQQLLHDHYQPAIFASASLKLPAFNQTVFLTIPNLKVETPGKHSYDRDATINQEFLNFLNHRHKNQPFLGFLFYDSAHAIEFPPNFPARFKPWWKKIRYTDLTNQTDPTLFLNRYKNAVYYDDSLVGKILHALNEQHVLNNTVVIITGDHGQEFNDTKRNYWGHASNYTHYQVQTPLIIYWPHHAPRIINYRTTHYDIVPFLMEKILGLQTSSAAYAVGNSLLNKQDRSSFLVGSYIDLGVIDNTGYTTIYPTGNYQVYDPNAKPLPSAPLNLPALKQAFAQMRQFYR; translated from the coding sequence ATGAAATTGCTTTCAATCATAAAGTTTTTTGGTAAATTGCCTGACGCGTTTTATCTGCGTTTTTATTTATGCAACTTAGGCTTAGCCTATTTAGTAGGAACACGTTATCTTGCTCACTTAACGTATACCGTGGGAATGAGTGGTGAGGTGGATGTAAGTTTAAAAATACGTGTGTGGGTTTTAGCCATTTTAATCTATTTAGGCCAACTGGCCTTATTGACACTGATCCCCCTGTTCGGCATCTGGGTGCTTTGGATAGTAAAAATACCCGAGCGGTTAATAAAGGGTATAGCCGTTATAGGTTACTCGCTATTTATTTTATTTTTAATTATCGATACTCAAGTTTATGCGTTATATCATTATCATATTAATGGTGTCATTTTTCATTTAGTGTTTGGCGGAGAGTTTAGTCAAATTTTTGTTTTTTCCTGGGCAGAATGGATAAGATTTTTTTCCTGGATCATCTTGGTTTTTAGTTTACAACTAGTGGCGGCTTGGTGGAGTAATCAGCACTGTAGGCAAAAAATGAATTCTTGGATCATCATCAGTATTTTTTCAATGGCCATGCTATGCTGGATGACCTCAGTATTAGCTTATGCCACGGCGGCGATGAAGGGTGCACGAATATTTATGGATGTAGGACGTGTGCTGCCGTTTTACGAAACCATTATTTATAGTTTAATGCCCACGCAAAATATTCTGCAAAAACTCGTCACCAAAAATGCACCGTATTTTTTGCAAGCCCCGCAAGCGACACATCGCCTGAACTATCCATTACAACCCTTAGTCTTCCATACCCCAAAACACTTACCGAATATTTTATTTATCGTCATTGATACTTGGAGATATAATACCTTAAATTCAGAGGTCACTCCCAATATTCAGGCATTTTCACAAAAAGCATGGCGTTTTCAACAGCATTTTAGCGGAGGAAATTGTACAGGACCTGGAATTTTTTCATTATTTTATGCGCTGCCTTATAGCTACTGGTCGTCGGTTAAACAAGAAAAAGTAGCCCCATTATTCATTCAACAGTTATTACATGATCATTATCAACCGGCAATTTTTGCGAGTGCCTCGTTAAAACTACCCGCATTCAATCAAACCGTCTTTTTAACCATTCCAAATTTAAAAGTCGAAACACCCGGCAAGCACAGTTATGATCGGGATGCGACTATTAATCAAGAATTTTTAAATTTTTTAAATCATCGTCATAAGAACCAACCTTTTTTGGGATTTTTATTTTACGATAGTGCTCATGCCATAGAATTTCCACCTAATTTTCCTGCTCGATTTAAGCCCTGGTGGAAAAAAATTCGCTATACCGATCTCACCAACCAAACCGATCCAACGCTTTTTTTAAATCGCTATAAAAACGCCGTATATTATGACGATAGTTTAGTAGGAAAAATTTTACACGCCTTAAACGAACAACATGTGCTTAATAATACTGTAGTAATCATAACAGGTGATCATGGGCAAGAGTTCAATGATACTAAACGAAATTATTGGGGACATGCGAGCAATTACACTCATTATCAAGTGCAAACCCCGCTTATTATTTATTGGCCGCACCATGCGCCGCGGATCATCAATTATCGTACTACTCATTATGATATTGTGCCTTTTTTAATGGAAAAAATATTGGGTTTGCAAACGTCGAGCGCGGCCTATGCAGTTGGAAATTCCCTGTTAAATAAACAAGATCGCAGTTCTTTTTTAGTCGGGAGTTATATTGATTTAGGTGTGATTGATAACACAGGCTACACCACCATTTACCCCACTGGAAATTATCAAGTATATGACCCAAATGCAAAGCCATTGCCTTCTGCACCATTAAATCTACCCGCGCTCAAACAGGCTTTTGCTCAAATGCGACAATTTTATCGCTGA
- a CDS encoding glycerol-3-phosphate acyltransferase, whose protein sequence is MLIHTLIGIVCAYGIGCCSTAYYAVKFLQGKDLRQLGTGTLGARNASRVLGKNWALVIFWLDMLRGMLAIAVAYGLGLTDWGMGSCVVAVIAGHIWPLHLRFQGGKGIGVSLGALLVWNFPVMLCFGLLGVLIYLITLRFKLTGLITLLFLPIFSVLLLQTPAHYIMLLAIVGMLVLAHWENIQKNPCATSH, encoded by the coding sequence ATGTTAATTCATACTCTGATTGGTATTGTCTGCGCTTATGGCATCGGTTGTTGTTCGACAGCCTACTACGCCGTGAAATTTTTACAAGGAAAGGATTTGCGCCAACTAGGCACGGGGACGTTGGGTGCTCGCAATGCGAGCCGTGTGTTGGGAAAAAACTGGGCGTTAGTCATTTTTTGGCTTGATATGTTACGAGGAATGCTGGCGATTGCAGTCGCCTATGGATTAGGTTTAACCGACTGGGGCATGGGAAGCTGTGTGGTGGCGGTAATTGCTGGCCATATTTGGCCACTGCACTTGCGATTTCAGGGCGGCAAAGGTATTGGCGTAAGCTTAGGCGCCTTACTGGTGTGGAATTTTCCGGTGATGTTATGTTTTGGTCTGTTGGGGGTTTTAATTTATTTAATTACTCTGCGCTTTAAGCTAACGGGGTTGATTACCCTACTTTTTTTACCCATTTTTTCCGTCTTGTTATTGCAGACCCCCGCACATTATATTATGTTACTCGCGATTGTGGGGATGCTAGTGTTGGCGCATTGGGAGAATATCCAAAAAAACCCTTGCGCGACTTCCCATTAA
- a CDS encoding XRE family transcriptional regulator → MKNQSINSDEIWEQGSENVFADLDMPDAEEKLAKAELAFKINQLLKRKKLKQAEAAEILHADQSKISLLNRGRLSSFSIERLVRYLNLLNQDVEIVIKRSSSRKKQGKLRVVYL, encoded by the coding sequence ATGAAAAACCAATCCATTAATTCCGACGAAATTTGGGAGCAGGGTTCCGAAAATGTTTTTGCCGACCTTGACATGCCTGATGCTGAAGAAAAGCTAGCTAAAGCAGAGCTTGCATTTAAAATTAATCAACTACTTAAAAGAAAGAAACTTAAACAAGCAGAGGCAGCAGAAATTCTTCATGCCGATCAATCTAAAATTTCCTTATTGAATCGTGGGCGATTATCTTCATTTTCGATAGAGCGCTTAGTGCGATATTTGAATTTGCTTAATCAAGATGTTGAAATTGTGATAAAACGCTCGAGCAGTCGAAAAAAACAAGGAAAATTGCGAGTAGTTTATTTGTGA
- a CDS encoding adenylate/guanylate cyclase domain-containing protein, whose amino-acid sequence MTKKMYPLIAGIIVVVIAVWAAITPNPIVRDVLHRLDYLMYDLRVRLTLPSSPAPTPIAIIDIDEKSLSREGRWPWPRHKIAQLIENLRDYGAIVIAFDIIFSEEERNVTETILNSNQITDQELQNSLKNVSQHFDHDKRLSDVIAKNNDIVLGFIFHHDKKFSQGQLPESFFIIEKFNPNQLMLISFPGYTSNIATLQQQTLFHGFLTTARDTDGVIRRTPLVIRYENKLYPALGLSAAKAYLLSDEIIPNFIKLDDYIGLESIALGKQIIPTDIHGQVIVPYQGKQGRYPYYSASDVLEKKLKPQALENTLVFIGTTSLGLGDLHTTPVDPVYPGVEIHANIANGILQQQFPYEPSWNKGAELLTIITLGLILTFLLPFLGPLTLSLVALFSVALVIGGDLWLWNVKHWLLSTSIPLLMIVTLASLNMLYGFLFANRKSRTLREAFGQYVPPDHVKRISENPSAYGFEGESRELTVLFADIRNFTTISENLAAAQLRQLLNKYFTPMTEIIFNCGGTIDKYVGDMIMAFWGAPVEDLDHRQHACQAALAMIEKSNELKPEFRALNLPEFNIGIGINTGIMNVGDMGSEFRRSYTVLGDAVNLGSRIEGTTKYYGVKIAVGAETRKKSPDYVFRKLDRVLVKGKHTAVEVFELICHQNNLTPAISEEITLHEQALEYYFSQQWHMANELFEKLNQDHPQKILYQLMLNRINDYLINPPPPNWDGAYERGEK is encoded by the coding sequence TTGACCAAAAAAATGTATCCCCTCATCGCGGGAATAATTGTGGTAGTGATTGCTGTGTGGGCGGCGATTACTCCTAACCCTATCGTGCGTGACGTATTACATCGTTTAGATTATTTAATGTATGATTTACGCGTGCGCCTCACGTTGCCCTCTTCCCCTGCTCCCACGCCCATCGCCATTATTGATATTGATGAAAAAAGCTTAAGTCGGGAAGGACGCTGGCCGTGGCCACGTCATAAAATTGCACAATTAATTGAAAATTTGCGTGACTATGGAGCTATTGTTATTGCCTTTGACATTATATTCTCTGAAGAGGAACGTAATGTCACAGAAACCATATTAAACAGTAATCAAATTACCGATCAAGAATTACAAAACTCTCTTAAAAATGTTTCTCAACATTTTGATCATGATAAAAGACTCAGTGATGTAATTGCTAAAAATAATGATATTGTATTAGGGTTTATTTTTCATCATGATAAAAAATTTTCGCAGGGGCAATTACCGGAAAGTTTTTTTATTATTGAAAAATTTAATCCTAATCAGTTAATGTTAATTTCATTTCCAGGATATACCAGCAACATTGCCACCTTACAACAACAAACACTGTTTCATGGATTTCTCACCACCGCACGCGACACCGACGGAGTGATTCGACGTACGCCGCTAGTGATTCGCTATGAAAATAAATTATATCCGGCATTAGGATTATCTGCTGCTAAAGCGTATTTGTTAAGCGACGAGATTATCCCTAATTTTATTAAACTTGATGATTATATCGGTTTAGAGTCTATTGCCTTAGGCAAACAAATTATTCCCACCGATATTCATGGCCAAGTCATTGTGCCCTATCAAGGCAAACAAGGACGTTACCCCTATTACTCTGCCAGTGATGTGTTAGAAAAAAAATTAAAACCACAGGCATTGGAAAATACTTTAGTTTTTATTGGCACCACTTCTTTGGGATTGGGCGACCTCCACACCACCCCTGTTGATCCTGTTTATCCTGGCGTAGAAATTCATGCCAACATTGCCAACGGTATTTTACAACAACAATTTCCTTACGAACCCAGTTGGAATAAAGGTGCTGAGCTATTAACAATAATAACTTTGGGATTGATATTAACTTTTTTGTTACCATTTTTGGGTCCACTAACGCTATCTTTAGTAGCATTGTTCAGCGTTGCATTGGTCATTGGTGGTGATCTTTGGCTATGGAATGTTAAACATTGGTTACTTTCAACCAGCATTCCTCTTCTAATGATCGTTACTTTAGCATCCCTAAATATGTTATATGGATTTTTATTTGCGAATCGAAAAAGTCGCACGTTGCGCGAAGCTTTCGGACAATACGTACCGCCTGATCATGTAAAACGCATTTCTGAAAATCCCTCTGCCTATGGATTTGAAGGAGAATCTCGCGAACTCACCGTATTATTTGCCGATATTCGTAACTTTACCACCATTTCAGAAAATTTAGCTGCGGCGCAATTACGTCAATTACTTAATAAATATTTTACCCCGATGACGGAAATTATTTTTAATTGTGGTGGTACTATTGATAAATATGTGGGCGATATGATTATGGCCTTTTGGGGTGCACCCGTGGAAGATCTCGATCACCGCCAACACGCTTGTCAAGCTGCCTTAGCGATGATTGAAAAATCCAATGAATTAAAACCAGAATTTCGCGCACTCAATCTTCCTGAATTTAATATTGGTATTGGTATTAACACCGGGATTATGAATGTAGGTGATATGGGATCGGAATTTCGGCGGTCTTACACCGTATTGGGCGATGCCGTCAATTTAGGTTCAAGAATTGAGGGTACCACTAAATATTACGGAGTTAAAATCGCAGTTGGCGCTGAAACCCGCAAAAAATCTCCTGACTATGTCTTTCGGAAATTAGATCGCGTGCTAGTAAAAGGTAAACATACTGCGGTAGAAGTGTTTGAATTAATTTGCCACCAAAACAATCTTACTCCAGCAATAAGCGAAGAAATCACGCTCCACGAACAAGCCTTGGAATATTATTTTTCGCAACAATGGCACATGGCTAATGAACTTTTTGAAAAACTGAATCAAGATCATCCTCAAAAAATACTTTATCAATTGATGCTCAATCGTATTAATGATTATTTAATTAACCCTCCCCCGCCCAATTGGGACGGGGCTTATGAGCGGGGTGAAAAATAA